In the Trichocoleus desertorum ATA4-8-CV12 genome, AAGCTAGTGTAGAAGAGAACCTGAGACTAGAGCCTCCTCTACCTGGCAAATTTAGTTGGGCGGGTCGCCGGATGGCTTATACCTTAACGATGCCAGCTCCTTACGGCACCAAGTACCAGATCCAATTACAGGATGCTCAAGATCGTTTTACCGCAGAAGGTAAAAATCGAGCTGTAATCCAGCCGTTTCTCAGCCAGTTTCGGACCCGCGATCGCGCCTTTGCCTATATCGGAGTAGAAGGAGAAGAGGAAGGACGGCTGATTCTCTACAACCTGACCCAGCAGCAAAAGCGGGTTCTGACCTCAAAAAATCTGATGGTGATGGACTTCAAGCCTTACCCAGCAGGCGATCGAATTTTATTTGCGGCGACTGAGCGGAAAGCAAATCGTCAGGGTGCCTTAGATCAAAAACTGTATAGCGTCACGACTGGCTTGCACTTTGCCTCCCCCGACCAACCCACGCCAGAGCCGGAAAAAGCGGGTCAACTCAAGCTCGTTCTCGATAGCAAAGAGTATCAAAACCTCAAGTTTGACCTCTCAGCCGATGGACAAACAATCGTGGTTCAACGGGTGAATCAACGCAACCCTGGAGACTTCGGCCTCTGGCTCCTCAAAGAAGGAGCAGCTCCCCAACCGATACAAACGCAACCTGGTGGCGATTTCTTAATCACGCCCGACAGTAGTGCTTTGGCCTTTGCCCAAGGACAAGGACTAGCCCTCTTACCCTTACAACCCCAAGCTGACCCCTTAGATTTCTTACCCAAATTTGGCATGGTCCTCAGCTTTGCCCAAGACGGTTCTGCGGCGGCAATGGTGAAGTTCAATACCAACTACACGAAATCATTGTTCTTGGTGACCAACCAAGGTGTGCAAAAAGAGTTGCTGAAAAC is a window encoding:
- a CDS encoding Ig-like domain-containing protein, whose translation is MQKANPTPSKSFLQPLDRVAIGLMLVLAVLISLLLWNGDHSAPRIRDFNWENKQIGAADTAFIFTFSRPMEQASVEENLRLEPPLPGKFSWAGRRMAYTLTMPAPYGTKYQIQLQDAQDRFTAEGKNRAVIQPFLSQFRTRDRAFAYIGVEGEEEGRLILYNLTQQQKRVLTSKNLMVMDFKPYPAGDRILFAATERKANRQGALDQKLYSVTTGLHFASPDQPTPEPEKAGQLKLVLDSKEYQNLKFDLSADGQTIVVQRVNQRNPGDFGLWLLKEGAAPQPIQTQPGGDFLITPDSSALAFAQGQGLALLPLQPQADPLDFLPKFGMVLSFAQDGSAAAMVKFNTNYTKSLFLVTNQGVQKELLKTEGSILSAQFDPTKQVLYCLLTELIPGNDYRERPFLVAINLSTAEAKPLLRLPDGQRDIKMNLSPDGLGFLFDQTIAAKEDGSATNALRTNDGKAIATSRLWLLPVTPPGTTEAPVQMQPEQLPLAGLHPRWLP